In the Wyeomyia smithii strain HCP4-BCI-WySm-NY-G18 chromosome 2, ASM2978416v1, whole genome shotgun sequence genome, one interval contains:
- the LOC129724344 gene encoding protein melted, whose translation MHDLFTTVLSKRDLSRAGELFSVADYEIVNDLSDVLEEISSIISHEDYLQNSNDQSVIEICINRVTSCIKKTNTIEKHCAGLVSLLETCLKYNLKPSSKESDPPHAKISSDIISSIFLNYNKKHVMEVTLPVAVKFLNKGNLELSRNLASYLSSAAIEYSSLLSPHVELILESLLSGNYGLCHVLSQIYEAASEPINAKAERFVEIIPRCEHQEQIVILQLLVAIAKNKPSSLLDCIPKLFELAQKPSISTAVMLVILKLAECRPIKMSEYTESVKNTAQVIPQTVGFAAQILSAIGKSSKDRAQVALDFVLEYLPKADRPLQTTLLNEATKLCTKYPVLFTDKVTSVVRQRQLNNNNQVKQTPTGVTIVNLNSSATLPVVTAPSMTMTPPVTLDTRSIISKTPNVAVISNGNAGPLGATASSSLVSTTVINTSNGTTTSTIHPALLTNFMNSANGTLAVNGGAPVVPPTPPHTGYTRRAKLGDSRSTGRLHSGGGGNKSMTRLNIAGGSVGGLHKSMTRLSSSQLIGQYNGDMVALDESGKPLQGAVSGVSGTAGASGGGGIDGSSAGGGSNSNSNILNSHSSGNVAIAFANKNNSVQNFSSPIPPPLSQHVTITGENKWGIPQTAQISSGGVTVTTSPTRGQRPYSQGPSTLMGSTGALGKNSLGGLNQSTGSIGMVQVHHASPASPTLFNNHSQQTSPQLTTLSLNSNNDANNQVSVSGPATVTTRRNDNRSVTLLNASSAVNQRMSVFEPYPMRDTIQHFCEKHLDKIKAFTESVAQRIPPPAKCIIEERRAKKMAKLHFACQVRGTHCLYSRTMFTMRTRNPRTWIHLMFLDLQARAPQNALSSWDPSVSRLKHCWDTLKCENKTFITLVTSAFPNVKEQETLISELRNAGFFDVFELGATSTPEGASTEDLQFQWGCFLCNHPEKAMGFLHGNNQPVIEGQLKEKKGKWRLFRRWRTRYFTLSGAHLSCKGSTGGESIDVNQIRSVKVSRGARNIPKAFEIFTGDQTLILKPKDGNKAEEWVQCLSIVLAHSQARDSPTTRTNSLPARSLGNSRTVF comes from the exons ATGCACGATTTATTTACAACGGTTTTATCCAAGCGAGATCTCTCGCGTGCCGGTGAGCTGTTCTCGGTCGCCGATTACGAGATTGTTAATGATTTGAGTGATGTG CTCGAAGAAATATCGTCCATCATCAGTCACGAAGACTACctccaaaatagcaacgatcAGTCGGTGATCGAAATCTGCATCAACCGGGTGACATCATGCATCAAAAAGACAAACACCATCGAAAAGCACTGCGCCGGTTTGGTCAGCTTGCTAGAAACCTGCCTGAAGTATAATCTGAAGCCATCCAGCAAAGAATCGGACCCACCGCATGCGAAAATTTCGTCCGACATTATTTCCAGCATCTTTCTG AACTACAACAAAAAACACGTTATGGAAGTGACACTGCCAGTAGCGGTAAAATTCTTAAACAAAGGCAATCTGGAGCTGTCTCGGAACTTGGCCAGTTATCTATCATCGGCGGCAATCGAGTATTCCTCTCTACTGTCGCCCCACGTTGAGCTAATACTGGAGTCTCTTCTCAGCGGAAATTACGGTTTGTGTCACGTTCTCTCACAAATATACGAAGCTGCCTCCGAACCGATTAACGCCAAAGCGGAACGGTTCGTTGAAATCATTCCAAGATGCGAACATCAAGAGCAAATAGTGATCCTCCAACTGCTGGTGGCGATTGCCAAAAACAAACCGTCCTCGTTGCTCGATTGCATTCCCAAACTATTCGAATTAGCTCAAAAACCTTCGATTTCGACTGCGGTAATGTTAGTCATCCTTAAGCTGGCAGAATGCAGACCAATCAAAATGAGCGAGTACACAGAATCAGTGAAAAACACAGCTCAAGTGATACCGCAAACGGTTGGTTTCGCTGCTCAAATTCTATCAGCCATCGGAAAATCCAGCAAAGATCGAGCGCAGGTCGCTCTAGACTTTGTCCTCGAGTATCTCCCGAAAGCGGATCGTCCTCTGCAAACGACTCTGCTCAACGAAGCTACGAAGCTCTGTACCAAGTATCCGGTTCTGTTTACCGATAAGGTCACGTCCGTGGTCCGCCAGCGGCAACTCAATAACAACAACCAAGTCAAACAGACTCCCACCGGGGTAACGATCGTGAATCTTAACTCATCTGCCACCCTACCGGTAGTGACAGCCCCATCGATGACGATGACACCGCCCGTGACTCTCGATACCCGGTCGATCATTTCTAAAACACCGAACGTTGCGGTTATCAGCAATGGAAATGCGGGACCGTTAGGCGCCACCGCCAGCAGCAGTCTTGTTTCGACTACCGTTATTAATACCTCGAATGGGACGACCACCTCGACCATCCATCCGGCTTTGCTGACCAATTTTATGAACTCAGCCAACGGAACGCTCGCCGTGAATGGAGGCGCACCGGTGGTTCCTCCGACTCCTCCACATACCGG aTACACCCGGCGAGCCAAATTGGGTGACTCTCGCAGCACCGGCCGGTTGCACTCCGGCGGGGGTGGAAACAAAAGCATGACTAGACTGAACATCGCCGGTGGCTCCGTGGGCGGTTTGCACAAATCGATGACAAGATTGAGTTCGTCGCAGCTGATTGGCCAATATAATGGTG ATATGGTCGCACTAGACGAATCCGGTAAGCCTCTGCAGGGTGCTGTCAGTGGAGTCAGTGGTACAGCCGGTGCCAGCGGAGGCGGAGGTATCGATGGAAGCAGTGCCGGCGGTGGGTCGAATTCGAACAGCAACATATTGAATAGTCATTCCAGTGGAAACGTAGCGATAGCATTTGCCAACAAGAATAATAGCGTGCAAAATTTCTCATCCCCTATTCCTCCACCACTGAGTCAACATGTGACGATAACGGGTGAAAATAAATGGGGTATCCCGCAGACTGCTCAGATTTCATCCGGAGGGGTAACGGTTACAACGTCGCCAACCCGCGGTCAGAGACCGTACTCGCAAGGTCCTAGCACGCTAATGGGATCGACCGGAGCACTGGGGAAGAATTCTCTGGGTGGTCTCAACCAGTCTACCGGCTCGATCGGCATGGTTCAGGTGCATCATGCGTCTCCAGCGTCCCCAACGCTGTTTAACAACCATTCCCAACAAACATCACCTCAGCTTACCACGCTTTCGCTTAATTCGAATAACGATGCCAACAATCAGGTCAGTGTTTCCGGACCAGCAACTGTGACCACTCGCCGCAACGACAACCGCAGTGTAACTTTGCTGAACGCTAGCAGTGCGGTCAATCAGCGGATGAGCGTCTTCGAACCTTATCCCATGCGGGATACTATTCAgcatttttgtgagaagcatttAGACAAAATCAAAGCTTTTACGGAGAGTGTCGCCCAGAGAATTCCTCCACCAGCCAAGTGCATCATCGAAGAGCGTCGTGCTAAGAAAATGGCTAAACTACACTTCGCCTGTCAGGTACGGGGTACACACTGTCTCTATTCGCGCACCATGTTTACGATGCGAACCCGCAATCCTCGCACGTGGATTCACCTGATGTTTCTGGATCTGCAGGCGCGAGCTCCACAAAATGCGCTCAGCAGCTGGGACCCAAGCGTCAGTCGGTTGAAGCATTGCTGGGATACGTTGAAATGTGAGAATAAGACCTTCATCACCCTAGTCACCAGCGCCTTCCCGAACGTGAAAGAGCAGGAAACGTTAATCAGTGAGCTAAGAAACGCCGGATTTTTCGATGTGTTCGAACTGGGAGCAACCAGCACACCGGAAGGAGCGAGTACGGAGGATTTGCAGTTCCAG TGGGGATGCTTTTTGTGCAATCACCCGGAGAAGGCGATGGGATTTTTGCACGGCAACAATCAGCCCGTAATCGAAGGACAACTCAAAGAGAAAAAAGGCAAATGGCGCCTGTTCCGGCGGTGGAGAACGCGCTACTTCACACTGTCGGGAGCGCATTTATCTTGCAAAGGCTCG ACCGGAGGTGAGAGTATCGATGTCAATCAAATTCGCTCCGTCAAGGTGTCTCGCGGAGCGAGAAATATTCCAAAAGCATTCGAAATTTTCACTGGCGATCAGACGTTGATTTTGAAACCGAAGGATGGTAACAAAGCAGAAGAATGGGTTCAATGCTTGAGTATTGTGCTGGCACATTCGCAG GCCCGTGATAGTCCAACAACTCGCACTAACAGCCTTCCTGCGCGCAGCCTTGGAAACAGTCGGACTGTGTTTTAA